The following coding sequences lie in one Zingiber officinale cultivar Zhangliang chromosome 2B, Zo_v1.1, whole genome shotgun sequence genomic window:
- the LOC122047095 gene encoding glyoxylate/hydroxypyruvate reductase HPR3-like: MATDPERLPQVLVLGPKQGLGRAFSAGFHFIKPWESTMPLDLFLAAHAAAVRAVISTALVAVDAPLIRALPSLGFVFTTSVGVDHIDLVECARRGIAVANAGTIFSRDVADYAVGLLVDVLLHVSASYRYVLRGLWPVAGDFPPRCKLGGKRVGIVGLGSIGSEIAKRLEAFGCSISYFSRNKKPLFPYTYFPTVRDLAAESDVLVIACALTEETHHIIDKDIMLALGKDGIIINVGRGPLVNEAELVKHLIQGKIGGAGLDVFEHEPAVPEELFRMDNVVLSSHQAVLTIESTNDLVELAMANLEAFFSNRPLLTPVHGTT, translated from the exons ATGGCGACTGACCCGGAGCGGCTTCCGCAGGTGCTCGTTCTCGGCCCTAAGCAAGGTTTGGGGCGAGCTTTCTCCGCCGGCTTCCACTTCATCAAGCCGTGGGAGTCAACGATGCCACTCGACCTCTTCCTCGCCGCCCACGCCGCTGCCGTCCGCGCTGTGATTTCCACCGCCCTGGTCGCCGTCGACGCGCCCCTGATCCGCGCTCTCCCATCCCTTGGCTTCGTCTTCACCACCAGCGTCGGCGTCGACCACATCGACCTCGTCGAGTGCGCGCGCCGAGGCATTGCCGTCGCCAACGCCGGCACCATCTTCTCGCGGGACGTTGCCGACTACGCCGTTGGCCTCCTTGTCGATGTCCTCCTCCATGTGTCGGCATCGTACCGGTACGTCCTCCGCGGACTGTGGCCCGTCGCCGGAGACTTCCCGCCCAGATGTAAA TTAGGAGGTAAAAGGGTTGGCATTGTTGGACTCGGGAGTATTGGATCTGAAATTGCAAAAAGACTCGAAGCTTTTGGTTGCTCAATCTCATACTTCTCAAGAAACAAAAAGCCATTATTTCCTTACACCTACTTCCCCACGGTTCGTGATCTTGCAGCCGAAAGTGATGTGTTGGTCATTGCTTGTGCTCTCACAGAGGAAACACACCACATCATCGACAAGGACATTATGTTGGCATTAGGGAAAGATGGCATAATTATAAATGTAGGAAGAGGGCCTCTCGTCAATGAGGCAGAGTTAGTGAAACACTTGATTCAAGGGAAGATAGGAGGTGCTGGTCTCGATGTGTTCGAACACGAGCCTGCTGTTCCGGAGGAACTATTTCGTATGGACAATGTAGTGTTGTCCAGTCACCAGGCCGTGCTTACAATCGAGTCAACTAACGACCTTGTTGAACTGGCAATGGCAAATTTAGAGGCCTTCTTCTCAAATAGGCCTTTGCTTACTCCTGTCCATGGAACTACCTGA